In Crassostrea angulata isolate pt1a10 chromosome 6, ASM2561291v2, whole genome shotgun sequence, a genomic segment contains:
- the LOC128187451 gene encoding putative nuclease HARBI1, with protein MAAILFTLAREKSLRRQRVFRDRTNPLEVFCDRELICRYRFPRRTIVDFIQQVDRRLSRPTNRSHPLPVSSMVLTTLRVLSKGDFQSEAADIHGISQPSFSRIFMGVVDALNASLDNIIFLMGQEEILRTKEDFLRVANFPNVVGAIDGTLIPIMGMTGDDEHVFVCRKGFHAINMQGIVT; from the exons ATGGCGGCGATTTTGTTTACACTTGCGAGAGAGAAGAGTCTGAGACGTCAGAGAGTTTTCCGGGACCGGACTAACCCCTTAGAGGTCTTCTGCGACCGAGAACTGATTTGCCGTTATCGATTCCCGAGGCGGACCATCGTTGATTTCATTCAGCAGGTGGACAGAAGACTTTCACGACCTACTAACAGGTCTCATCCTTTGCCTGTTTCATCTATG gttttgacaaCTCTTCGAGTTCTGTCCAAAGGAGACTTTCAGTCTGAGGCTGCTGACATACATGGTATTTCTCAACCCTCATTCAGCAGAATTTTTATGGGAGTCGTTGATGCCCTGAATGCCAGCCTTGACAACATCATTTTTCTGATGGGGCAAGAGGAAATTCTTCGGACAAAGGAGGACTTTTTGAGGGTGGCAAACTTCCCCAATGTAGTTGGTGCCATTGATGGAACTCTGATTCCAATCATGGGAATGACTGGAGACGATGAGCATGTTTTTGTGTGCAGGAAAGGGTTTCATGCCATAAACATGCAGGGAATCGTGACCtga
- the LOC128190638 gene encoding beta-hexosaminidase subunit alpha-like has translation MKKFRAHSLFIYVCYISVAAEENLQKQMQDKLDKEYKMQRQKKVIRVDKVMQKHIFQNVRNPFDEKKNEKHVFRNDDKPNIKWFDNKFNINFPTSNHLHQPFHIRHAPIPSIGVPWPKPQKIRSSSDSLYRIKTLSAKTNLTKCDLLSKAVKRYRDLFFTCHNEHFINNLLNVHNANFTFPIQKPSLEYLMSQPEISRLYLLVMTCPSYPTISSDESYTLKTSSKGIQIKANEVWGAIRGLETLSQLIICINNTLIIKRTEITDYPRFPHRGILIDSARHFMSKTTMYQMLSAMEMNKMNVLHWHLTDDQSFPFQSQTFPDLSGKGSYHPSLTYTPEDVRDIIEFARVRGIRIIPEFDVPGHSFSWGYGHPELLTQCFDKRGPISGHFGPMNPAKNNTYTFLSKFFKEILKVFKDQYIHLGNDEVPLACWNSNQEVRQFMSKINHISNFKNEGTAAWNFFTGRLIQSIKNVFTQRENGVKFILWQEAFQSNLNIPGDAIVQVWLGPQSLVEEVTRRGYHAIVSSCWYINMIKYGVVWPEYYLCDPVSYSFRGDKSLVLGGEACLWSEFITSETAVGVLWPKASAVAERLWSDQSLRDVNEAAPRLEEQRCRMLRRGLPIGDVSGPGFCNVKATANPTFHNDNMKGQKHKSRSSANIQSVYYVSACLLLVGMFLFTFFLQKFKTKMKSGCFDTLPRLMGR, from the exons ATGAAAAA ATTTCGAGCCCACAGTCTTTTCATTTATGTCTGTTATATAAGCGTTGCAGCAGAGGAGAATTTACAAAAGCAAATGCAAG ATAAACTGGACAAGGAATATAAAATGCAAAGACAGAAGAAAGTTATTCGTGTTGACAAAGTAATGCAGAAACACATCTTCCAGAATGTGAGAAATCCATTCGATGAAAAGAAGAATGAAAAACACGTTTTTCGTAACGATGACAAACCAAATATTAAGTGGTTCGACAACAAATTTAATATCAACTTCCCCACGAGTAATCATCTTCACCAGCCATTTCATATACGACATGCACCCATTCCGTCGATAGGTGTTCCGTGGCCAAAACCACAAAAAATCCGCTCCAGTAGTGACTCTTTATATAGAATCAAAACACTGTCTGCGAAAACAAACTTGACAAAATGTGATTTATTATCCAAAGCGGTTAAACGATACAGAGACCTATTTTTCACTTGTCACAACGAACACTTTATCAATAATTTGTTGAACGTACACAATGCTAACTTTACATTTCCAATACAAAAGCCAAGTCTCGAGTATTTGATGTCTCAGCCAGAGATTTCAAGACTTTATTTATTAGTTATGACTTGTCCGTCATATCCTACCATATCATCGGACGAGTCAT ATACACTAAAAACATCGAGCAAGGGAATACAGATAAAAGCAAATGAAGTGTGGGGCGCCATTAGAGGTTTAGAGACTCTCAGTCAGCTTATAATCTGCATCAATAACACT CTTATTATCAAAAGGACAGAGATTACAGACTATCCTCGATTTCCACACAGAGGTATTTTAATAGATTCAGCAAGACATTTCATGAGCAAAACGACGATGTATCAGATGTTG AGTGCTATGGAGATGAATAAAATGAACGTTCTTCACTGGCACTTAACAGATGACCAGTCTTTCCCATTTCAGAGTCAAACATTTCCTGATCTCAGTGGAAAG GGGTCTTATCATCCTTCCCTAACGTACACCCCAGAAGATGTTCGAGATATCATTGAATTTGCTAGAGTCAGAGGAATACGAATTATCCCAGAATTTGATGTACCAG GGCATTCTTTTTCGTGGGGGTATGGGCATCCGGAATTACTGACTCAATGCTTTGACAAACGAGGTCCTATATCGGGACACTTTGGACCCATGAACCCGGCAAAAAACAACACATACACGTTTCTTTCAaagtttttcaaagaaatattgaaagtttttaaaGATCAATACATTCATCTAGGAAACGATGAAGTACCACTGGCGTGTTG GAATTCTAATCAAGAAGTCCGCCAATTTATGTCGAAGATTAATCATATCTCCAATTTTAAAAACGAAGGAACAGCAGCCTGGAATTTCTTCACAGGAAG ATTAATCCAATCGATTAAGAATGTCTTTACCCAGAGAGAAAATGGTGTTAAATTCATTCTATGGCAAGAAGCTTTTCAGTCGAATTTAAAC ATTCCCGGTGATGCAATTGTCCAAGTATGGCTTGGTCCACAATCTCTGGTCGAAGAAGTGACCCGACGAGGATATCACGCCATAGTTTCTTCCTGCTGGTACATCAATATGATCAAATATGGCGTAGTGTGGCCAGAGTACTACTTGTGTGACCCGGTCAGTTATA GTTTCCGAGGTGATAAGAGCCTAGTTTTGGGTGGAGAGGCATGTCTTTGGAGTGAATTCATCACCAGTGAGACCGCTGTCGGCGTGCTATG GCCTAAGGCATCAGCTGTAGCAGAGAGGCTGTGGAGTGATCAGTCATTGAGGGATGTTAATGAAGCAGCTCCTAGACTAGAGGAACAAAGGTGCAGgatgttaag ACGAGGTCTCCCTATTGGGGATGTTAGTGGACCAGGTTTTTGTAATGTTAAAGCCACTGCAAATCCTACCTTTCACAATGATAATATGAAAGGGCAAAAACATAAATCAAGAAGTTCAGCCAATATACAG AGTGTTTACTATGTTTCCGCGTGTCTACTTTTGGTGGGGATGTTCCTATTTACGTTTTTCCtgcaaaaattcaaaacaaagatGAAATCGGGATGTTTTGATACGCTTCCAAG atTAATGGGCCGCTAA